Genomic DNA from Plasmodium chabaudi chabaudi strain AS genome assembly, chromosome: 1:
aataggttttatattttatatgttgtgttaatatattaaggTTGAAATCTTTTTGAAATACCGTTTTTACCatttgatattttaaagttataagcaaaaaaaagcaaaaaaatacatgaaaaatttacaaaattaaacTATGGTTAAAAATAGCATCGATCCATCCTTATATTTTGGTCATATAATAACTACAAAAACATCGAATGGAGATAAATTTGAAGGTGAATTATATTGTTATGATACATGCtccaattttattatattaaaagatgataataaaaatggtacAGCAAATTTCTACATAATTAGGACACATACTATTGTAGATATAGAAGTAAAAGAAAAGTTGAAAGTATTATATGAAGTGTTACcaaaaattgataaaacgattgttgaaaaaattgaaaaaaaatcaatagaaaattttgaaaaaaaaaaatcaaggATTGGTATTAGGGTTACACACGAAGCTCAGGAGTTGTTTGACTTTATATGGAAAACGTAAGACAACAAATTACAAAACtgaaaaagaataatacatatacatcATAGTCACTACgctatacatatataccaCTCTGAATTATGcttatatgtttataatcATAACCTTtgattgttaaaaaaacgTGTTTATACAACctactattatatatatgcacactTGTTTACGTCTTAAACATAGGCATCCAGACTGCACATGGAGTAATAGAGATATTCTCGTCCTAAATGGCGAAGTCAGAATTAAACATCCC
This window encodes:
- a CDS encoding lsm12, putative, producing the protein MVKNSIDPSLYFGHIITTKTSNGDKFEGELYCYDTCSNFIILKDDNKNGTANFYIIRTHTIVDIEVKEKLKVLYEVLPKIDKTIVEKIEKKSIENFEKKKSRIGIRVTHEAQELFDFIWKTHPDCTWSNRDILVLNGEVRIKHPYGPDDCTAKNEKLRERFITVISRFRQKKAMANK